A stretch of Mesorhizobium sp. M2A.F.Ca.ET.046.03.2.1 DNA encodes these proteins:
- a CDS encoding sulfotransferase, giving the protein MTHNEPTPEPFVILAMPRTGTHYLEELLNEHPTVLSNGELLNEYDPNWPSTDRLLGTDRELLELAYVRCPMRDYKNVTHLGCKINEPQFRERPAFFAELARWPALKVILVVRRNVLESLRSFVQARESGQWLKFSSDNDTARPPSVRLSIADCEAYFKAADDFHARVMDSFTSTNLLVMEYESLLHEPAQCLGAVWDFLGVPALEPSDNAILQRQETRPLDQTVENFDELRIHFARGPYSRFFDLGDSMRSYA; this is encoded by the coding sequence ATGACCCACAACGAACCAACTCCTGAGCCTTTTGTGATCCTTGCTATGCCAAGGACCGGAACACACTATTTAGAAGAATTGCTAAACGAGCATCCGACCGTTCTGAGTAACGGTGAGTTGCTAAACGAATATGATCCCAATTGGCCCAGCACGGATCGCCTGCTAGGCACGGATCGCGAGCTTCTTGAGCTTGCCTATGTGCGCTGCCCTATGCGCGACTACAAGAATGTGACGCATCTTGGCTGCAAGATCAATGAACCTCAGTTTCGCGAGCGTCCAGCATTCTTTGCGGAATTAGCTCGTTGGCCAGCACTCAAGGTCATCCTCGTTGTTCGCCGAAACGTATTGGAATCGCTCCGATCCTTTGTGCAGGCCAGGGAAAGCGGTCAGTGGCTGAAGTTCAGCTCGGACAACGATACCGCTCGGCCACCGAGCGTCAGGTTGTCAATCGCCGACTGTGAGGCTTATTTCAAAGCCGCCGACGATTTTCACGCTCGCGTTATGGACTCCTTCACGTCGACCAACCTGCTTGTAATGGAATACGAGAGCCTACTTCACGAACCTGCCCAATGCTTGGGAGCGGTTTGGGATTTCCTGGGCGTTCCAGCGCTTGAGCCATCAGATAACGCCATCTTGCAGCGCCAGGAAACGCGACCGCTTGATCAAACGGTGGAGAACTTTGACGAGTTGCGGATTCACTTCGCACGCGGACCTTATTCAAGATTTTTTGACCTCGGAGATTCAATGCGCTCCTACGCTTAA